The Micromonospora sp. Llam0 genome includes a window with the following:
- a CDS encoding nucleoside/nucleotide kinase family protein, translating into MLDELVARAHRLVPHDGRLVLGITGCPAAGKSTLAALLVTGLRQVGVPAALVPMDGFHLSDAALDRLGRRDRKGAIDTFDGDGYLALLHRLRTERHRTVWAPGFERDLEQPVAGTIAVDPPVRLVVTEGNYLLAEAEPWPAVRALLAEVWFCQLDDDVRRDRLIRRHVEFGKSPAAARAWVATVDDPNARLIGAGRDRADLVVDMTALGPADGNASAPG; encoded by the coding sequence ATGCTCGATGAACTCGTCGCACGCGCCCACCGGCTTGTCCCCCACGACGGCCGACTCGTCCTCGGCATCACCGGCTGCCCGGCGGCGGGCAAGTCGACGCTGGCGGCGCTGCTGGTCACCGGGCTGCGGCAGGTCGGGGTCCCGGCGGCGCTGGTGCCGATGGACGGTTTCCACCTGTCCGACGCGGCGCTGGACCGGCTCGGCCGACGCGACCGCAAGGGTGCCATCGACACCTTCGACGGCGACGGCTACCTCGCCCTGCTGCACCGGCTGCGGACCGAACGGCACCGGACCGTCTGGGCGCCGGGTTTCGAACGCGACCTCGAACAACCGGTGGCCGGCACCATCGCGGTGGACCCACCGGTACGGCTGGTCGTCACCGAAGGAAACTACCTGCTCGCGGAGGCAGAGCCCTGGCCGGCGGTGCGCGCGCTGCTGGCCGAGGTGTGGTTCTGCCAACTCGACGACGACGTACGGCGGGACCGTCTCATCCGCCGGCACGTCGAGTTCGGCAAGTCACCCGCCGCCGCCCGCGCCTGGGTAGCCACGGTCGACGACCCGAACGCCCGGTTGATCGGGGCCGGCCGGGACCGGGCCGACCTCGTCGTCGACATGACCGCACTGGGACCGGCCGACGGCAACGCCTCCGCGCCCGGTTGA